From a single Candidatus Hydrogenedentota bacterium genomic region:
- a CDS encoding O-antigen ligase family protein codes for MKEAIFFGGFLCCVPVGIFLAVTFPKIHKAVFFALVLGTTNTGGLFGLPLDINFLSREWYRGTTRGIEVSYLDLLAIILLFSTLIVRHREGRRIFFWPASLGWMLAYLGYACLHTLALADPKIFSLFEISKTIRGIFIFVTVALYVRSMKDLELFIWALCTAIGYEAFVCLRDRYIYHIHRIRGTLGHPNSLSMYMVILVPIMITTALSRTKTPLRIACCLGFLACAGCVILTISRTGFATLVLVSVCCGLVAMGLRFSIRNVAIVLFAAVLFIFVLAKSWDQIESRMLSQSYEDEFGEDSFGGRGMYVKYLKAIMADKPLGVGLNNWSYRVTNDYAASLGVIYNPYIGTDIPPSQDLRGLVNTMGGAQTAPAHNIFIITLGELGWPGFIFFCGMLGSWLYMSVTYLPKRTEALVSRYGLAAFFAVLAIIFQGLTEWVFRLTPIFIQVHVIAGVLAALYHGRDRTKPSRA; via the coding sequence ATGAAGGAAGCGATCTTCTTCGGCGGCTTCCTTTGCTGCGTCCCCGTCGGCATCTTTCTCGCCGTCACGTTCCCCAAGATTCACAAAGCGGTATTCTTCGCCCTCGTCCTCGGAACCACCAACACCGGCGGCCTTTTCGGGCTGCCGCTGGACATTAACTTCCTCAGCCGGGAATGGTACCGGGGCACCACCCGAGGCATCGAAGTCTCCTACCTCGACCTCCTCGCCATCATCCTGCTCTTCAGCACCCTCATCGTGCGCCACCGCGAGGGCAGGCGGATATTCTTCTGGCCCGCGAGCCTGGGATGGATGCTCGCCTACCTCGGTTATGCATGCCTCCATACCCTGGCCCTGGCCGACCCGAAAATCTTCTCGCTCTTCGAAATTTCAAAAACGATTCGCGGCATCTTCATCTTCGTGACCGTGGCGCTCTATGTGCGGAGCATGAAAGACCTCGAACTGTTTATCTGGGCGCTCTGCACCGCCATTGGCTACGAGGCCTTCGTCTGCCTGCGCGACCGCTATATCTACCATATCCACCGTATTCGGGGAACCCTGGGCCACCCCAACAGCCTTTCCATGTACATGGTCATTCTTGTCCCCATCATGATCACCACCGCCCTCTCAAGAACCAAGACACCGCTTCGCATCGCCTGCTGCCTCGGCTTCCTCGCCTGCGCGGGCTGCGTCATCCTGACCATCAGCCGAACCGGATTCGCCACCCTTGTCCTCGTCTCCGTGTGCTGCGGGCTCGTGGCCATGGGACTGCGCTTCTCGATCCGGAATGTCGCCATCGTCCTGTTCGCCGCCGTGCTCTTCATCTTCGTGCTGGCCAAGTCCTGGGACCAGATTGAAAGCCGCATGTTGAGCCAATCCTACGAGGACGAGTTCGGCGAGGATTCCTTCGGGGGGCGCGGCATGTACGTGAAGTACCTCAAAGCCATCATGGCCGACAAGCCGCTCGGGGTGGGACTCAACAACTGGTCCTACCGCGTTACCAACGACTACGCCGCTTCCCTCGGGGTTATCTACAACCCCTACATCGGCACGGACATCCCCCCCAGCCAGGATCTTCGCGGGCTGGTCAACACCATGGGCGGAGCCCAGACCGCGCCGGCCCACAATATTTTTATCATCACCCTCGGCGAACTCGGCTGGCCCGGCTTCATTTTCTTCTGCGGGATGCTGGGCTCCTGGCTCTACATGAGCGTCACCTATCTGCCAAAGCGGACCGAGGCCCTGGTCTCACGCTACGGGCTCGCCGCCTTTTTTGCCGTGCTCGCCATTATCTTCCAGGGCCTGACCGAATGGGTCTTCCGCCTGACCCCCATCTTCATCCAGGTCCATGTTATCGCCGGTGTCCTGGCCGCCCTTTATCACGGACGCGATCGCACAAAGCCGTCGCGCGCCTAA
- a CDS encoding sulfotransferase — MLPNFIMIGAMKSGTSSLHHYLDEHPDISMSSPKELDFFIEERRWNKGFDWYESHFSKSAAIRGESSVGYTQRHKYAGVPGRIHAMNPNLKLLYLLRDPVERVVSHFTQLSLMGLEQRDFQAVLDELPGSDYVLSSSYHFQLSAFLDFFPMEQIQILTLEELVRDKVGTIQKVFRFLGVEDGFVGKDWALVHNRSVDKYERNALGKVMHKVPFKSRWKPLVPVPLATAYSRMTARKPEQRLQPLLSDEKREEIRALLQDDIARLREVAGRDFSEWSV, encoded by the coding sequence ATGCTTCCAAATTTCATCATGATTGGGGCGATGAAGAGTGGCACGAGCAGCTTGCATCACTATCTCGACGAGCATCCCGATATTTCCATGTCCTCCCCGAAAGAGTTGGATTTCTTCATCGAAGAGCGCCGCTGGAACAAGGGATTCGATTGGTATGAATCCCATTTTTCGAAGAGTGCGGCCATCCGCGGGGAGTCTTCGGTGGGCTATACGCAGCGCCACAAGTACGCCGGGGTCCCGGGGCGCATCCACGCAATGAACCCGAATCTCAAATTGCTCTATCTCTTACGCGATCCGGTGGAGCGCGTGGTGTCGCATTTTACCCAGTTGAGCCTGATGGGGCTGGAGCAGCGGGATTTTCAGGCGGTCCTGGACGAGTTGCCCGGCAGCGACTATGTACTTTCCAGCAGTTACCATTTTCAGCTTTCAGCGTTTCTGGATTTTTTTCCCATGGAACAGATCCAGATCCTGACTCTGGAGGAGCTGGTCCGGGACAAGGTGGGCACGATCCAGAAGGTGTTTCGTTTTCTGGGCGTGGAGGATGGCTTTGTGGGTAAAGACTGGGCGCTGGTTCACAACCGATCGGTGGACAAGTATGAGCGGAACGCCCTGGGCAAGGTGATGCACAAGGTGCCCTTCAAGAGCCGCTGGAAACCGCTGGTTCCGGTCCCGCTTGCGACGGCGTACAGTCGGATGACGGCGCGCAAGCCGGAGCAGCGGCTGCAACCCCTGCTTTCGGACGAGAAACGCGAGGAAATCCGGGCCTTGCTTCAAGACGATATCGCGCGCCTTCGCGAAGTGGCGGGGCGGGATTTTTCAGAGTGGAGCGTTTAG
- a CDS encoding polysaccharide pyruvyl transferase family protein has protein sequence MRILLAGVPFGCENVGDEAILECAVAIFREVFPGAELTASTNDPERTAARLGIKTCRLLGFFNDVSPEETRALIDAHDCFVWCGATGLSDYPHVTPALMQVAQSLGKKTILWGVGMNDELNPAFHRVQPGRSQKVLKLASLISLGLVDAISMEEKRRDARSRRKIAECLQRADLVILRDTQSRAEVVRSGVTRELHVGADSAILLKPDSLDQIPLAPGVLELLQSARSKIGLCVSAQAAITKERELANCLDELAFSTGAHIVAIPMNPLTDSALMARLAGRMVHRQQITVLTGEYQPSEILAVAERMSVVVSSRLHLLILSSIVGVPIVGIARGSKVDNFLAHFGLVPVGSVDDCDFGALRREVTRMLESPEAYRARAESVQTEGLERLASAKVLLSKAIAG, from the coding sequence ATGCGTATACTGCTAGCGGGTGTCCCGTTCGGATGCGAGAATGTCGGCGATGAAGCCATTCTTGAATGCGCGGTGGCGATTTTTCGCGAGGTCTTTCCCGGGGCCGAGCTTACGGCGAGCACGAACGACCCCGAGCGGACGGCGGCGCGTCTGGGCATAAAGACCTGCCGACTCCTGGGTTTTTTCAACGATGTATCGCCCGAAGAGACGCGGGCGCTCATCGACGCCCACGACTGCTTCGTGTGGTGCGGGGCGACCGGTCTTTCCGATTATCCCCACGTAACACCCGCGCTGATGCAGGTGGCCCAATCGCTCGGGAAGAAGACGATCCTCTGGGGCGTGGGCATGAATGACGAATTGAATCCGGCCTTTCACCGGGTGCAACCGGGGCGTTCGCAGAAAGTGTTGAAGCTCGCGAGTCTGATCAGTCTGGGCCTCGTGGACGCGATCAGCATGGAAGAAAAACGCCGGGACGCGCGGAGCCGGCGGAAGATCGCCGAGTGTCTGCAGCGGGCGGATCTGGTTATCCTCCGCGACACGCAGAGCCGGGCGGAAGTGGTGCGGAGCGGCGTGACCCGCGAATTGCATGTGGGCGCGGACTCGGCCATCCTGTTGAAGCCGGATTCGCTGGACCAGATCCCCCTGGCGCCGGGCGTGCTGGAGCTTCTCCAGAGCGCGCGCTCGAAGATCGGCCTTTGCGTTTCGGCCCAGGCGGCGATCACGAAGGAGCGAGAGCTGGCGAATTGCCTGGATGAACTCGCCTTTTCAACGGGGGCCCACATCGTAGCCATCCCGATGAATCCGTTGACCGACTCGGCGCTGATGGCGCGGCTGGCCGGACGAATGGTTCATCGCCAGCAGATTACGGTGCTCACGGGCGAATACCAGCCGTCCGAGATACTTGCGGTGGCGGAGCGCATGTCGGTTGTGGTGAGCAGCCGTTTGCATCTGCTTATTCTCTCTTCGATCGTGGGTGTTCCCATCGTCGGAATTGCACGGGGGTCCAAGGTGGATAATTTCCTGGCCCACTTCGGGCTTGTGCCCGTGGGCAGCGTGGACGACTGTGACTTTGGCGCGTTGAGGCGCGAGGTGACGCGCATGTTGGAGTCCCCCGAGGCCTACCGCGCGCGGGCGGAATCGGTGCAGACGGAGGGGCTGGAGCGACTGGCCTCGGCGAAGGTGCTGTTGTCCAAGGCGATTGCCGGATAG
- a CDS encoding polysaccharide biosynthesis C-terminal domain-containing protein, giving the protein MSERIAISKKVVAINFVGSAVAQVLSITVLFWLQRHLILEISKEEYAILPVLYAVMAFTPLTTVVLTGGIGRYITEAYAKGDDEGVTRICSTMFPILLGAGLVFLAGGWLFAWKIEHFLNIPPDRVWDAQVMLAALMFTAALRLPAAPFGVGFFVRQRFILQNVINIGATLFRIALLFGLIFGISTRVLWVTAATVAGEFLLLAVATPISMSLVKSLRFRRSAIDWSISRDIISFGGWQFLMVLGLTIRNALDPIVLNAFSTAWDIACYNIASLPFQHLWYTLNMAKRTINPSLIAMHAGRENERLRSAFLRGNRVALWAFLLPGLPLALLAYPLIKFYIEDELWLAPLLIQINFLGFLVVVPSVVFSTIVEAIGKPRDFCLLVLGANVFNLVLTFVFVGWLGYGAIGSCAATAISAAICYPLTIWPLSRSTLSITKGEWFGEVLWPGVVPALCAAPVYLGSGVLLGTDTLIGVFGTLALGSVAYVTCLYVFAARQRDLEDIQRMFSMRRK; this is encoded by the coding sequence ATGAGCGAGCGAATAGCCATCAGCAAGAAGGTGGTCGCCATCAATTTCGTGGGATCCGCCGTTGCCCAGGTCCTGAGCATCACGGTGCTGTTCTGGTTGCAGCGCCATTTGATTCTGGAGATATCGAAGGAAGAGTACGCCATTTTGCCGGTGCTCTACGCGGTGATGGCCTTCACGCCGCTGACCACGGTGGTGCTGACCGGGGGGATAGGGCGCTATATCACCGAGGCCTATGCGAAGGGCGATGACGAGGGGGTGACCCGGATCTGTTCGACCATGTTTCCGATCCTGCTGGGCGCGGGTCTGGTCTTTCTGGCGGGGGGCTGGCTCTTCGCGTGGAAGATCGAGCACTTTCTGAATATTCCACCCGACCGGGTGTGGGATGCGCAGGTGATGCTGGCCGCGCTGATGTTCACGGCGGCGCTGCGCCTGCCCGCGGCCCCTTTCGGCGTGGGCTTTTTCGTCCGGCAGCGGTTCATTCTTCAGAACGTGATTAACATCGGCGCAACGCTTTTCCGTATCGCGCTGCTGTTCGGGCTTATTTTCGGGATCAGCACGCGGGTGCTGTGGGTGACGGCGGCCACGGTGGCGGGGGAGTTTCTGCTGCTGGCTGTGGCTACACCGATATCCATGTCGCTGGTGAAGTCGCTCCGATTCCGGCGGTCCGCGATTGACTGGTCCATCTCTCGGGATATCATCAGCTTCGGGGGCTGGCAGTTCCTCATGGTCCTGGGGCTTACGATCCGCAACGCGCTGGATCCGATCGTGCTGAACGCCTTCTCCACCGCGTGGGACATCGCGTGCTACAACATCGCGTCGTTGCCCTTCCAGCACCTGTGGTACACGCTCAATATGGCCAAGCGAACGATCAATCCGTCCCTGATCGCGATGCACGCGGGTCGTGAAAACGAGCGGCTCCGCTCCGCCTTTCTCCGGGGCAACCGGGTGGCGCTGTGGGCCTTCCTGCTGCCGGGGCTTCCACTGGCCTTGCTGGCCTATCCGCTGATCAAGTTCTACATCGAAGACGAGCTCTGGCTTGCGCCCCTGTTGATTCAGATCAACTTCCTGGGCTTTCTGGTGGTGGTGCCCTCGGTGGTCTTTTCCACCATTGTGGAGGCGATTGGAAAGCCGCGGGATTTCTGCCTGCTGGTGCTGGGGGCGAATGTTTTCAATCTGGTGTTGACATTCGTTTTCGTGGGGTGGCTGGGTTATGGCGCGATCGGGAGTTGCGCGGCCACCGCCATTTCGGCGGCGATCTGCTATCCCCTGACGATCTGGCCGCTGTCGCGCAGTACGCTTTCGATCACAAAGGGCGAGTGGTTTGGCGAGGTGCTGTGGCCGGGTGTGGTGCCGGCGCTGTGTGCCGCGCCGGTCTATCTGGGGAGCGGCGTACTGCTGGGCACCGACACGTTGATCGGCGTCTTTGGAACCCTTGCATTGGGCAGCGTGGCCTATGTAACATGTTTATACGTCTTTGCAGCACGCCAACGGGATCTGGAGGACATCCAGCGGATGTTTTCGATGAGGCGAAAATGA
- a CDS encoding alkaline phosphatase family protein: protein MNDQKKLTLCVFIDALGWEVLQRHPFLDDILAVKAPLNTIFGYSSTCDPTILTGKLPREHGHFAFFAYDPKNSPFKNYRYFSLLPKSIMQRGRVRGKLSQIMKRVHGFTGYFQLYNMPFKKLHLFNYTEQANIFEPGGINGGQATIFDFLKERQIPYCRPEGYNEPESMAEVSRAIESESVRFVYLFLGRLDAILHQYGTQSQECTRHIAWYEREIRGLYEKAVAHYGEVSLFLFSDHGMTDIKEVCDVMGRIEKLGLTFGEDYAAAYDSTMGRFWFLKPGVREKIEAALREEPRGHIMTDEELASYGCDFPGQTYGELFFLVDPGVLICPSHMGVKPLAGMHGFAPHDKDSTASFMSSVPLKQVPRGLEDLYALMRDDATSPASVEASH from the coding sequence ATGAATGATCAAAAAAAACTGACCCTGTGCGTCTTTATTGATGCGCTGGGGTGGGAAGTGCTTCAGCGCCATCCCTTTCTAGACGATATCCTTGCGGTGAAGGCGCCGTTGAACACGATCTTCGGCTACAGTTCCACGTGCGATCCTACGATTCTCACGGGCAAGCTCCCGCGGGAGCACGGGCACTTTGCGTTCTTTGCCTACGACCCGAAGAACTCGCCCTTTAAGAATTATCGGTATTTCAGCCTGCTCCCCAAGTCGATCATGCAGCGCGGGCGGGTGCGGGGAAAGCTGAGCCAGATCATGAAGCGGGTACATGGCTTCACGGGCTATTTTCAGCTTTACAACATGCCCTTCAAGAAGCTGCATCTCTTCAACTACACGGAGCAGGCGAATATTTTCGAGCCGGGCGGTATCAACGGGGGCCAGGCCACGATCTTCGATTTCTTGAAGGAGCGGCAGATTCCCTACTGCCGTCCGGAGGGGTATAACGAGCCGGAGAGTATGGCGGAAGTGTCGCGCGCGATCGAATCCGAAAGCGTACGCTTCGTGTATCTTTTTCTGGGTCGGCTGGACGCCATACTTCATCAATACGGCACGCAGTCGCAGGAGTGCACGCGGCACATCGCGTGGTACGAGCGGGAGATCCGCGGGCTGTACGAGAAGGCGGTGGCGCACTACGGCGAGGTGAGCCTGTTTCTCTTCTCCGATCACGGCATGACCGACATCAAGGAAGTCTGCGATGTTATGGGCCGCATCGAAAAGCTGGGGCTGACCTTTGGCGAAGACTATGCCGCTGCTTACGACAGCACGATGGGCCGCTTCTGGTTCCTCAAGCCGGGCGTTCGCGAAAAGATCGAAGCGGCCCTGCGTGAAGAGCCCAGGGGCCACATTATGACGGACGAAGAGCTCGCGTCTTACGGCTGCGACTTTCCGGGCCAGACCTATGGCGAGCTTTTCTTTCTGGTGGACCCGGGCGTGCTGATCTGTCCGAGCCACATGGGCGTGAAGCCGCTGGCGGGGATGCACGGATTTGCCCCCCACGATAAGGATTCGACCGCATCGTTCATGTCGAGCGTTCCGCTGAAGCAGGTGCCCCGCGGCCTGGAGGATCTCTATGCGCTGATGCGCGACGACGCGACCTCGCCGGCGTCCGTGGAGGCTTCGCATTGA
- a CDS encoding glycosyltransferase family 4 protein, with protein MKILFANNLCGHFGGVEQVIAHTVKELVRRGHECHLAYGHARPDADSFSEAFSSVTRCTEFGWPPEGDRGMTFRAIVDTVKPDVLFVHKLARLPEGVEQATDYRKVVLVHDHDLWCPTGLGYTRHNRKTCTHTAGWRCYTALAFLEKSSSGPIPVKLVNIQAKIRQMARYHGFDAVLANSTFIRERLLAGGYPAERMHLCHPVLNQGDPEVTPVPEAPEILYVGSLIRGKGVDLMLDALHRLRCPFHLTVVGTGKSQDDLKGQAQSLGLGDRVSFAGWVPNDAVAPYYQRARLVAVPSAWPEPFGLVGLEAMRHGRPVAAFAVGGIPDWLGHEETGLLSPEQDVAHYATSLERLLTDDALAARLGSGGAARVRADFSFGGYVDALEGHLMQAAGIGL; from the coding sequence GTGAAAATTCTTTTCGCAAATAATCTCTGCGGGCACTTTGGCGGTGTGGAGCAGGTGATTGCCCATACGGTGAAGGAGTTGGTCCGCCGCGGCCATGAATGCCATCTGGCCTATGGCCACGCGCGCCCCGATGCGGATTCATTCTCGGAAGCGTTTTCAAGTGTGACGCGCTGCACGGAGTTTGGGTGGCCACCCGAAGGGGACCGGGGCATGACCTTTCGGGCGATTGTGGACACGGTCAAACCCGATGTGTTGTTTGTGCATAAGCTGGCGCGGCTTCCCGAGGGTGTGGAGCAGGCTACGGACTATCGCAAGGTGGTGCTGGTGCATGATCACGATTTGTGGTGCCCCACGGGTCTCGGCTACACCCGGCACAACCGCAAGACGTGCACGCATACCGCGGGCTGGCGCTGCTACACGGCCCTCGCCTTTCTGGAGAAATCCAGCAGCGGACCAATTCCGGTGAAGCTGGTGAATATCCAGGCGAAGATTCGTCAGATGGCGCGCTACCACGGCTTTGACGCGGTGCTGGCGAACAGCACGTTCATCCGTGAGCGGCTCCTGGCGGGTGGTTACCCCGCCGAACGCATGCACTTGTGCCATCCGGTGCTGAATCAAGGCGACCCTGAGGTGACGCCGGTGCCCGAAGCCCCGGAGATCCTGTATGTCGGCTCACTGATTCGGGGAAAGGGCGTGGACCTGATGCTGGACGCGCTGCACCGTCTCCGTTGCCCGTTTCACCTGACGGTAGTGGGCACGGGCAAGTCGCAGGATGATCTGAAGGGTCAGGCGCAGTCGCTGGGTCTGGGTGATCGGGTCAGCTTCGCGGGCTGGGTTCCCAACGATGCGGTGGCCCCCTACTATCAGCGCGCCCGGCTGGTGGCGGTGCCGTCGGCCTGGCCGGAGCCCTTCGGGCTGGTGGGGCTGGAGGCGATGCGCCATGGCCGGCCCGTGGCCGCCTTCGCCGTGGGCGGGATACCGGACTGGCTCGGTCACGAGGAAACGGGCCTGCTGTCGCCGGAGCAGGATGTGGCGCACTATGCGACCTCGCTGGAACGCCTGCTGACCGATGATGCGCTGGCCGCGCGTCTCGGGTCGGGCGGCGCCGCGCGGGTGAGAGCAGACTTTTCCTTCGGGGGCTATGTGGATGCGCTCGAAGGGCACTTGATGCAGGCTGCAGGCATTGGGCTGTAG
- a CDS encoding glycosyltransferase family 4 protein — MRTIQLAKRVVRDDWGGTETVIFETTQRLVAKGHPSEVFCTIASAGSTEEYLKGLRIRRFPSFYPFLGLKPGAREILDKKGGSPFSFPMMRALKREPELDLIHLHTGNRLGGIGRKVALQRRIPYVISLHGGAFDIPSAEMASMAAPTKGAFDYGKALGMWVGARRVLADASAILCVGFPESVKAKEKMPDKNVVYLPNGADTRRFSEGDGPGFRRARGIPEDAYVVLTLARIDSQKNQMLPVKMLPELLKREPKTHVVLVGNVTNTDYHDKVVKTAEDLGVRDHLTVVPGIASDSSDLTAAYHAADLFLLPSIHEPFGIVVLEAWSAGLPVIASRIGGIPHFVEEGTDGLLFDPADASSFLEAFEGVAAHPERARSLAEMGRRKARERYDWDVIAERLIGVYEDAIRENSFRK, encoded by the coding sequence ATGCGAACGATACAGCTTGCGAAGCGGGTCGTGCGCGACGACTGGGGCGGCACGGAGACCGTAATCTTTGAGACGACCCAACGGCTGGTGGCCAAGGGCCATCCATCCGAGGTCTTTTGCACCATTGCCTCGGCGGGGAGCACGGAGGAGTATCTGAAGGGACTTCGGATCCGGCGCTTTCCATCGTTCTATCCCTTTCTGGGGCTGAAGCCCGGCGCACGCGAGATATTGGACAAGAAGGGGGGCAGTCCCTTTTCCTTTCCCATGATGCGGGCCCTGAAGCGGGAGCCGGAACTCGACCTGATCCATCTTCATACGGGAAACCGGCTCGGCGGGATCGGTCGGAAGGTGGCCCTTCAACGCCGTATTCCCTATGTGATATCGCTCCACGGCGGCGCCTTTGACATACCCAGTGCGGAGATGGCCTCCATGGCCGCGCCCACGAAGGGCGCCTTTGACTATGGTAAGGCGCTTGGCATGTGGGTGGGCGCGCGCAGGGTCCTGGCGGACGCGAGCGCCATTTTGTGCGTGGGTTTTCCGGAGAGCGTGAAGGCGAAGGAGAAGATGCCCGACAAGAATGTCGTCTACCTTCCCAATGGCGCGGACACGCGGCGTTTTTCCGAAGGCGACGGCCCCGGATTTCGCCGCGCCCGGGGCATTCCCGAAGACGCCTATGTGGTGCTGACCCTCGCGCGAATCGACTCGCAGAAGAACCAGATGCTGCCGGTGAAGATGCTGCCGGAACTGTTGAAGCGGGAGCCAAAGACCCACGTGGTACTCGTCGGCAACGTGACCAATACGGACTACCACGATAAGGTTGTGAAGACGGCGGAGGACCTGGGCGTGCGCGATCACCTCACGGTCGTACCCGGTATCGCGTCGGACAGCTCCGACTTGACCGCGGCCTATCACGCGGCGGATCTATTCCTGTTGCCATCGATTCACGAGCCTTTCGGTATCGTGGTGCTGGAGGCGTGGTCGGCGGGACTGCCCGTCATCGCGTCGCGCATCGGGGGGATACCCCATTTCGTGGAAGAGGGCACGGACGGCCTGCTCTTCGATCCGGCGGACGCGTCGAGCTTTCTGGAGGCCTTCGAGGGGGTTGCCGCCCACCCCGAGCGGGCCCGTTCACTTGCGGAAATGGGCAGGCGGAAGGCGCGAGAGCGCTACGACTGGGACGTCATCGCGGAGCGGCTGATCGGCGTGTACGAGGATGCGATCCGTGAAAATTCTTTTCGCAAATAA
- a CDS encoding glycosyltransferase family 2 protein gives MDTTSVSMAPDPGEPVAIIMRSKNEQPYAERTLEALQTQSVQNFVLYNVDSGSTDGTLEAVKKYNPHPERVTEIAPSSYIPGRVLNTMIAAAPERVIVLLNADCIPQDAFWLERLLAPLYRGEADGVTSRQVARPDAHFVVRYDLDRVYGPANMGKTGHSFFSAAACAFNRSLWEAHKFPEEGWGEDFVWAVGCKAAGARFAIAVESVVEHSHNYTLKTLYKRERGHGMVYFQVLGERPSLAREGIACARHMVRDVLYALRHGRPDTIPFNLAYRAVFNYAHFSGRSAAAKNQGFPQEFFRN, from the coding sequence TTGGATACAACCTCAGTTTCGATGGCTCCGGACCCCGGCGAGCCGGTCGCGATTATCATGCGCTCGAAAAACGAGCAGCCCTACGCGGAGCGGACGCTGGAAGCGCTGCAGACCCAGAGCGTGCAGAACTTTGTTCTGTACAACGTGGACTCTGGATCGACGGACGGCACGCTGGAAGCCGTGAAGAAATACAATCCCCACCCCGAACGGGTGACGGAGATCGCGCCGTCGTCGTATATTCCCGGCCGGGTGTTGAATACGATGATCGCCGCCGCGCCGGAGCGGGTCATCGTGCTGCTGAACGCGGATTGCATTCCCCAGGACGCCTTCTGGCTGGAACGTCTGCTGGCGCCGCTCTATCGGGGCGAGGCGGATGGCGTGACGAGCCGGCAGGTGGCGCGGCCCGACGCCCACTTCGTGGTGCGCTACGATCTGGATCGGGTCTACGGCCCCGCAAACATGGGTAAGACGGGTCACAGTTTCTTTTCGGCGGCGGCCTGCGCATTCAATCGGTCGCTTTGGGAAGCGCACAAGTTCCCCGAGGAGGGCTGGGGCGAGGATTTTGTTTGGGCGGTGGGCTGCAAGGCGGCTGGGGCGCGTTTCGCGATTGCGGTGGAATCGGTGGTGGAGCACTCGCACAATTACACGCTGAAGACGCTGTACAAGCGCGAGCGGGGCCACGGCATGGTTTATTTCCAGGTGCTCGGCGAGAGGCCGTCGCTGGCGCGTGAGGGCATTGCCTGCGCGCGCCATATGGTGCGCGATGTGCTTTACGCGCTTCGCCACGGTCGTCCGGACACGATTCCCTTCAACCTGGCCTACCGGGCCGTGTTCAACTATGCCCACTTCAGCGGCCGCAGCGCCGCCGCGAAGAACCAGGGCTTCCCCCAAGAGTTCTTCAGGAACTGA